A region of the Pseudomonas asiatica genome:
TCGAACCTGAAACCTTGGCCCAGTTGCCGCTGGACGAGCTTGTCGCCTGCCATGAATGCGACCTGCTGCTGCGCAAGCCCGTGCTCCAGCATGACGAGAAAGCCCAATGCCCGCGCTGCGGCTACGAGCTCTACGCCCATCGGCACAATGTGGTCAACCGCAGCCTGGCCCTTGTACTCACCGCCTTGCTGCTGTTTGTGCCCGCCAATTTTCTGCCGATCATGCAGTTGCACCTGCTTGGCCAGACATCGGACGATACCGTCTGGAGCGGCGTGCTGGGCCTGTACAACTCGGAAATGCGCGGCGTGGCCGTGGTGGTGTTCTTGTGCAGCATGGCCATCCCTCTGGCAAAACTGCTCTGTCAGCTGGTCGTGCTCCTGAGCATCCGCCTGAATGTGGGGCGTAGTTTCGGC
Encoded here:
- a CDS encoding paraquat-inducible protein A; translation: MPNPVEPETLAQLPLDELVACHECDLLLRKPVLQHDEKAQCPRCGYELYAHRHNVVNRSLALVLTALLLFVPANFLPIMQLHLLGQTSDDTVWSGVLGLYNSEMRGVAVVVFLCSMAIPLAKLLCQLVVLLSIRLNVGRSFGLLFYRIYHHLRDWGMLEVYFMGVLVAIVKLVDLAELTVGLGLFCFISLLLIQVWLEVVMSPHQIWSALSGEDLHAGD